In one Magallana gigas chromosome 9, xbMagGiga1.1, whole genome shotgun sequence genomic region, the following are encoded:
- the LOC105320074 gene encoding protein arginine N-methyltransferase 3, with translation MTSARQSYLLLVKPRGLPRLTYVNMAEKQKEELMEDSEEGEDWEECEDQTEVSKVTCLFCSMTFTSAEEIFTHCQSAHDLDLIRWSRQHGLDCIQYIKMINYIRLKKPSTGDVRSSFTHGAPPWESSEFMNPADPEDLLLQYDIEDDIEEDFTNRVIVPDSASSGGDRLTNQKLSMLAVEQNGVSQTESETMVAHLQDTEQRVRQLEEELSRVLGDFDKVKKVAQDLLMSQPSQPISADNPVQMLTEDEDDVYFGSYAHFSIHQEMLKDKVRTESYRDFMYQNPTLFKDKVVLDVGCGTGILSMFAARAGARKVIGVDQSEIVYQAMDIVRENGLDDVVTLLKGRIEDVELPVDKVDIIISEWMGYFLLFESMLDSVLYARDKYLQPNGVVHPDSCTIVLAALDDPDLQASHVTYWDDVYGFKMTCMKSKVIKEASVEIVKAEKIISDQVVVKTLDSCTCSVTDLQFSQDFTLTATSEGQINAIVGYFDIFFHKGCSKQVMFSTGPGATPTHWKQTVFLLQQPIKVTKGQTIKGHLVCKKNRRDPRSLSIIMTVDGATQNFMMQ, from the exons ATGACGTCCGCGCGCCAATCATATCTTTTATTGGTAAAACCTAGAGGGCTTCCGAGGTTAACATACGTAAACATGGCCGAAAAACAGAAAG AGGAGCTTATGGAGGACTCTGAGGAGGGCGAGGACTGGGAGGAATGTGAGGACCAGACAGAGGTCAGCAAGGTCACCTGTCTCTTCTGCTCCATGACCTTCACCTCTGCAGAGGAAATCTTCACACATTGTCAGAGTGCacatgaccttgacctgatTAGATGGAGCAGACAGCACGGACTTGACTGCATACAGTACATCAAGATGATCAACTATATCAGACTAAAG AAACCCTCAACAGGAGATGTCAGATCTTCCTTCACTCATGGAGCACCACCCTGGGAGAGCAGTGAATTCATGAACCCGGCCGACCCAGAGGACCTGCTCCTTCAGTATG ATATTGAAGATGATATAGAGGAAGATTTTACAAACAGAGTTATAGTCCCTGATAGTGCTTCATCTGGTGGAGACCGACTGACCAATCAGAAGCTGTCCATGCTTGCGGTGGAACAGAACGGTGTCAGTCAAACAGAGTCTGAGACGATGGTCGCCCACCTCCAGGATACAGAGCAGCGAGTCCGACAGCTCGAGGAGGAACTGAGCAGAGTTCTGGGAGATTTTGACAAAGTCAA AAAAGTTGCTCAAGACCTTCTGATGTCACAGCCCAGCCAGCCAATCAGTGCAGACAATCCTGTGCAGATGTTGACCGAGGATGAAGATGATGTTTATTTTGGATCCTATGCTCATTTCAGTATCCACCAAGAAATGCTGAAA GACAAGGTCCGGACAGAGAGTTACCGGGACTTCATGTACCAGAACCCCACCCTGTTCAAGGACAAGGTGGTGCTAGACGTGGGCTGTGGGACAGGGATCCTCTCCATGTTCGCTGCCCGCGCAGGGGCCAGGAAGGTCATTGGGGTGGACCAATCAGAAATTGTGTATCAGGCAATGGACATTGTGAG AGAAAATGGATTGGATGATGTGGTGACTTTGCTGAAAGGGCGGATAGAGGATGTGGAATTACCGGTGGATAAAGTGGATATCATCATCTCCGAGTGGATGGGCTACTTCCTCCTATTTGAGTCCATGTTGGATTCGGTCCTGTATGCCAGGGACAAATACTTACAGCCTAACGGAGTGG TTCATCCAGATAGCTGTACTATTGTGTTAGCGGCCCTAGACGACCCTGACCTTCAGGCAAGTCATGTGACCTACTGGGATGATGTGTATGGTTTCAAAATGACCTGTATGAAGTCCAAGGTGATTAAGGAGGCCAGCGTAGAAATTGTGAAAGCGGAGAAAATCATCTCTGATCAAGTAGTGGTCAAG ACCCTGGATTCCTGTACTTGTTCAGTGACAGACCTACAGTTCTCTCAGGATTTCACCCTCACAGCGACCAGCGAGGGACAAATTAACGCCATTGTTGGCTACTTTGATATCTTCTTTCACAAAGGATGCTCCAAACAG GTGATGTTTTCTACTGGCCCAGGGGCGACGCCCACTCACTGGAAACAAACCGTGTTCCTGCTACAGCAACCTATAAAAGTCACCAAAG GTCAAACAATTAAAGGTCACCTAGTTTGTAAGAAGAACAGACGAGATCCCCGCTCCCTGTCCATTATAATGACTGTTGATGGGGCCACCCAGAACTTTATGATgcaataa